Proteins from one Mesorhizobium sp. AR10 genomic window:
- a CDS encoding glutamine synthetase family protein produces the protein MNRHAASGTVNGDQFVDAEGAESIQAVICDLNGILRGKRVPIQQIEKVLDGSIRMPLSILGVDVWGEDIVGNVHEPQSGDVDGICRPTGRGVLPVTWTLKPSATVPLWLFKETGEPFLADPRQALADIVRQYHELGLRPVVASEMEFYLIDSEPDHAEPPISPYTGKRLDSDALLSIDELDDFGQFFSDVYAECERQNVPADSAIAENGIGQFEINLIHTDAPLKAADDALLFKRIVKGVARKHGFAATFMAKPYGLRSGSGMHVHFSLLDESGRNIFDDGTTEGSEVMKHAVAGMLRGLPETTLLYAPHFNSYRRLRRDTHAPTSISWGYENRTSAIRIPGGKNSSRRIEHRVPGADANPYLVMAGILGTALVGIRNRWTPPEPVSGRAYQEQLPKIPSEWGSAVTAFEQGEIVREIFHSELRSMLIACKRQEIAGFAEQVTDFEFSAYLEIV, from the coding sequence ATGAATCGTCATGCCGCGTCTGGCACTGTCAATGGAGATCAGTTTGTCGACGCTGAAGGCGCCGAGAGTATCCAGGCTGTTATATGCGATCTAAACGGCATTCTCCGTGGGAAGCGAGTGCCAATTCAACAGATCGAAAAGGTGCTCGATGGCTCCATTCGGATGCCTTTGTCGATCCTTGGCGTCGATGTCTGGGGGGAAGATATCGTGGGAAATGTGCACGAACCTCAGAGTGGTGACGTTGACGGGATTTGCCGCCCGACAGGCCGCGGTGTTTTGCCGGTAACGTGGACCCTTAAACCCAGCGCCACTGTACCCCTTTGGTTGTTCAAAGAGACCGGCGAGCCCTTCCTCGCTGATCCTCGTCAAGCTCTTGCCGACATTGTACGGCAGTACCATGAGCTCGGACTACGCCCGGTCGTTGCGTCGGAGATGGAGTTTTATCTCATAGACTCCGAACCTGATCATGCGGAGCCCCCCATCTCCCCCTATACGGGAAAGCGTCTCGACTCAGATGCGCTCCTGTCGATCGACGAACTTGATGATTTCGGGCAGTTCTTCTCGGACGTGTACGCCGAATGCGAACGTCAAAATGTACCTGCGGACTCAGCTATTGCAGAAAATGGTATCGGTCAGTTCGAGATAAATCTGATCCATACGGATGCCCCTCTAAAAGCTGCAGACGACGCGCTGCTATTCAAGCGCATCGTTAAGGGTGTTGCCAGAAAGCATGGGTTCGCTGCGACCTTCATGGCCAAGCCCTACGGCCTACGCTCCGGAAGCGGAATGCATGTTCACTTTAGTCTCCTCGATGAAAGTGGTAGGAATATCTTTGACGACGGGACAACGGAAGGTTCGGAGGTAATGAAACATGCGGTGGCCGGGATGTTGCGCGGCCTCCCTGAAACGACACTGCTCTATGCGCCGCACTTCAATTCTTACCGCCGCCTTCGCCGCGATACTCACGCGCCGACATCGATCTCTTGGGGTTATGAAAATAGAACATCAGCAATTAGAATTCCCGGCGGGAAAAACTCCTCCCGTCGCATAGAGCACCGTGTTCCCGGTGCCGATGCTAATCCCTACTTGGTGATGGCCGGAATTCTGGGTACAGCGCTCGTTGGCATACGCAATCGATGGACGCCGCCTGAACCAGTATCCGGCCGCGCCTATCAGGAACAACTCCCAAAAATTCCGAGCGAGTGGGGCTCCGCCGTGACGGCATTTGAGCAGGGCGAAATCGTCCGGGAGATCTTCCATTCTGAACTACGCTCCATGCTCATTGCCTGCAAACGTCAGGAGATAGCAGGCTTCGCTGAGCAGGTGACGGACTTCGAGTTCAGTGCATATCTGGAAATCGTGTGA